One genomic window of Ctenopharyngodon idella isolate HZGC_01 chromosome 18, HZGC01, whole genome shotgun sequence includes the following:
- the LOC127500332 gene encoding extracellular calcium-sensing receptor-like yields the protein MLTNKPYCKVLPNFLLKILPSVFCFWLFFSLPTDAVECMLCPDEFWSNPDRNQCVPKEVEFLSYEDPLGISLTTASLLGTCFCALVMIVFAYHHNTPIVRANNSELSFLLLVSLKLCFLCVLLFIGQPQLWTCQLRHAVFGISFVLCISCILVKTIVVIAVFKSSRPEGKGAMKWFGAVQQRCTVLVLTALQVVICAVWLSTASPTPHKNNQYIRSKIVYECAIGSVAGFSMLLGYIGLLAVVSFLLAFLARNLPDNFNEAKFITFSMLIFCAVWIAFVPTYVSSPGKYAVAVESFAILSSSFGLLVAIFAPKCYIILLHPERNTKKAIMGRETQKK from the coding sequence atgttaacaaataaaccttattgtaaagtgttacctaattttctcttaaaaatcttaccttctgttttttgtttttggttgtttttttccTTACCTACAGATGCTGTTGAGTGCATGTTGTGTCCAGATGAGTTCTGGTCCAATCCAGATAGGAATCAATGTGTCCCCAAAGAAGTAGAGTTTCTGTCTTATGAGGATCCTCTGGGTATCTCTCTGACCACTGCATCTCTGCTTGGCACCTGCTTCTGTGCTCTTGTGATGATTGTCTTTGCTTATCACCATAACACTCCCATAGTACGAGCCAACAATTCAGAGCTCAGCTTTCTGCTTCTGGTGTCACTCAAACTGTGTTTCCTGTGTGTGCTACTGTTCATTGGTCAGCCACAGTTGTGGACGTGTCAGTTAAGACATGCTGTGTTTGGCATAAGCTTTGTCCTGTGTATCTCCTGCATCCTGGTTAAGACTATAGTGGTAATAGCTGTGTTTAAGTCATCTCGACCAGAGGGCAAAGGAGCAATGAAATGGTTTGGAGCAGTTCAACAAAGATGCACAGTTCTGGTCTTAACTGCCCTTCAAGTTGTGATATGTGCAGTCTGGCTCTCTACTGCCTCTCCAACACCCCATAAAAACAACCAGTATATCCGCTCTAAAATAGTATATGAATGTGCTATTGGCTCAGTGGCTGGTTTTTCTATGCTGCTAGGATACATTGGACTGTTGGCAGTAGTAAGCTTCCTTTTAGCCTTCCTGGCGAGAAATCTTCCAGATAATTTTAATGAAGCAAAGTTCATCACTTTCAGCATGCTAATCTTCTGTGCTGTATGGATTGCATTTGTTCCAACATATGTGAGCTCACCAGGAAAATATGCAGTGGCTGTGGAGAGTTTTGCCATTCTGTCTTCAAGTTTTGGATTACTGGTGGCCATATTTGCCCCAAAGTGCTACATCATTCTTCTACATCCAGAGAGAAACACTAAAAAAGCAATAATGGgaagagaaacacaaaagaaatag
- the LOC127499588 gene encoding extracellular calcium-sensing receptor-like, giving the protein MVFAINEINNNPNLLPNITLGYQIYDNCLRLGVAFRGATALVSGTEETFSDLNCNGPPPISYYATCSCLSDRKKYPSFFRTIPSDAFQVRAMVQILRHFGWTWVGLLYSDNDYGIYAAQSFQQEMQRFGHCVAFSEILPHVNNPRDIQRIMGVIHASTARVVVVFSASSLLIPLMDEALLQNMTSRQWFASEAWATSPVFRTPRFLPFLGGTLGIAIRRGEIKGLHDFLLHLRPNNDQRNNIVRVFWENMFGCSFETGDKETEGEQVKKVCTGQEDLSTTNSPYTDVSGLRASYNVYKAVYALAHALHDLMQCEDGRGPFSGNSCADTNLKPWQVRPIDIVHIFSRHIDELNVEKQNMCSILIQISDKNITPVLYTNCTAGSLPTKSELHHRLWGSCVI; this is encoded by the exons ATGGTTTTTGCCATCAACGAGATTAATAACAATCCCAACCTGCTGCCTAACATCACACTTGGTTACCAGATCTACGACAACTGTTTAAGGCTTGGAGTGGCATTCCGTGGTGCCACAGCTCTGGTTAGTGGGACAGAGGAGACCTTCTCTGACCTCAACTGCAATGGCCCACCACCG ATTAGCTACTATGCCACCTGCTCCTGTTTGAGTGACAGGAAAAAGTACCCCTCTTTTTTCCGAACAATCCCCAGTGATGCCTTCCAGGTGCGGGCTATGGTTCAGATTTTGAGACATTTTGGATGGACCTGGGTTGGTCTTCTCTACAGTGATAATGACTACGGTATCTACGCTGCTCAGTCCTTCCAGCAGGAAATGCAGCGGTTTGGACATTGTGTTGCTTTTTCTGAAATACTGCCCCATGTTAATAACCCCAGAGATATCCAACGTATAATGGGAGTGATTCACGCCTCTACAGCTAGAGTGGTGGTTGTTTTTTCTGCTTCATCCTTACTGATACCTTTGATGGACGAAGCTTTATTGCAGAACATGACAAGCAGGCAATGGTTTGCAAGTGAAGCTTGGGCCACTTCACCTGTGTTTCGCACACCACGTTTCCTGCCCTTCCTGGGGGGCACACTGGGCATTGCCATCAGACGTGGGGAGATTAAGGGGCTTCATGACTTTCTGTTACATCTTCGTCCCAACAATGATCAAAGAAATAATATAGTGAGGGTCTTCTGGGAGAACATGTTTGGGTGCAGTTTTGAAACTGGGGATAAAGAGACAGAAGGAGAGCAAGTGAAAAAGGTCTGTACAGGACAGGAGGATCTGAGTACCACAAACTCACCATACACTGATGTTTCAGGGTTGAGAGCATCTTATAATGTGTATAAAGCAGTTTATGCCCTGGCACATGCACTTCATGACCTGATGCAGTGTGAAGATGGCAGAGGACCATTCAGTGGGAACAGTTGTGCTGACACAAATCTGAAACCCTGGCAGGTAAGACCCATAGATATAGTGCATATTTTCTCCAGACATATAGATGAGCTGAATGTGGAAAAGCAAAATATGTGCTCTATATTAATTCAAATTTCAGATAAAAATATAACACCTGTCCTATATACAAACTGTACAGCTGGTTCACTACCTACAAAAAGTGAACTTCACCACAGGCTTTGGGGATCATGTGTCATTTGA